The region AGGTGACGCCGCAGCCGCAGCAGATCCGGCCGCTCGGCGCCGATGTCGCGGTGCCCGGCCGCGTCACCGTCGTGGTGGACCGCGAGGTCGACCAGCCGACGCGCGACCTGCTGGCCGGGACCTTCCGGGCCGCGGGCGCGCAACAGGTCGACGTGGTCGAGGCGGGCGGTCCCGCACCGGGCGGGCTCACCGTCCGGGTCGGCGCGCTGACCACCGACGACGTCGCCAGGGGCCTGCGCGACGCCGGTGTCGAGGTGCCGCCGGACCTGCCCGCCGAGGGCTACGCCCTGGCTGCCACCGGACGCACCGTCGTGCTCGGCGGCGTGGACGGCGACGGCGTCTTCTACGCGGCGAAGACGCTGAGCCGGCTGGCGCGCCCCGGCTCCGTCGCGGGCACCGCCGTCGTCGACCACCCGCTGATGCCGCTGCGGGGCGCGATCGAAGGCTTCTACGGCAGTCCCTGGACCCATCAGGAACGGCTGGACCAGCTCGCGTTCTACAGCGACCTGAAGCTCAACACCTACGTCTACGCCCCGAAGGACGACCCGTACCACCGCGAGAAGTGGCGCGACCCGTACCCGCCCGACAAGCTCGCCGAGCTGGACGAGCTGGTCGACCAGGGCTCGCGCGGCCACGTCCGGTTCACCTTCGCGCTCTCCCCGGGACTGTCCATCTGCTACAGCAGCGAGGACGACTGGAAGGCGCTCACCGCCAAGCTCCAGGCGATGTACGACCTCGGCGTGCGCGCGTTCTCCCTGCCGCTGGACGACATCGACTACACGAAGTGGAACTGCGCGGGCGATGAGCAGAAGTACGGGGCGCCGTCGCAGCAGAGCGCGGGACAGGCCCAAGTGGACCTGTTGAACCGGCTGCAGAAGGAGTTCATCGACAGCCACGAGGGCGCCAGGCCGTTGCAGACGGTGCCCACGGAGTACTCCGACACCGAGGACAGCCCGTACAAGCGCACCATCCGCGAGCAGCTCGACAAGCGCGTCGAGATGATGTGGACCGGCGTCGGGGTGATCCCGGTCGAGATCACCGTGGAGCAGGCGCAGCAGGCCGCGCGGGTGTGGGGCCGCAAGGTCTTCGTCTGGGACAACTACCCGGTCAACGACTTCGACGCCACCGAGGGCAGGTTGCTGCTCGCCCCGTACGCCGAGCGCGAGCCCGGCCTGCACGGCCAGCTCTCCGGGATCGTGCTCAACCCGATGAACCAGGCTTCGGCGAGCAAGGTCGCCGAGTTCGGCGCCGCCGACTTCACCTGGAACGACACCGCCTACGACCCGCTGCGCGCCTGGCGCGAGTCCGCTCGGTACCTCGCCGGAGGCGACGGCCGGACGGCGGAGGCGTTGCTGGCGTTCTTCGACCTGGAGCACCTGGCCCCGACCGGCGACGGAGTCGCGTGGCAACCGCAGGCGCCGGAGCTCGCGCGGCGGCTGGCGGAGTTCCGGGCCGCGTGGGAGTCGGGCGACAAGGCCGGGGCGCTGGTCGCGCTGCGGCCCTACGCGGCGCTGATCGCCAACGCGCCGGAGCGGATCAGGGCGGGCGTGGCCGACGAGGCTTTCGCGTCCGACGCCGCGCCCTGGCTGGACGCGACCGACCTGCTCGGCGACGCGCTGGTGCTCACCGCGGACGGGCTGAAGGCCCGGATCGACGGGAACGAGCAGGACGCCCGTGCGAAGTTCGCCGAAGCCGCGGAGCTCCAGCGCCGGGCCGGGGAGATCCACACCGTTCCGGGTGAGACGCGACCGCAGGGCCCGGTGCGGGTCGGGGACGGCGTGCTCGACGTCTTCCTCGGGGAGGCACCGGAACTGCGGTGAAGCGGGCGGATTCCGTTCCTCCGCAGGTGTGTGGAGGGCGGGGCCGCCGCTAACGTCAGCGGCGACACCGTTCTCGCCACGAGAGGTCACGCCGTGCGAATCCGCTCACTCCTGCTCACCGCCGCCGCCGTCGCCGCTCTCACCGGCGGGACGGCGGCGGCGTCACCGGCCACCGACGCCTCCCTGGTCCCGCTGGTGGAGACCGCCGCGCAACGGGTCGCCACCGCCGACCAGGTCGCCGCCGCCAAGTGGGGGACCGACCAGCCCATCGACGACCCCGCCCGCGAGCAGCAGGTGCTCGACGCGATGTCGGCCAAGGCCACCGGGATGGGCATCGACCCCGAGGTGGTCGAGCGGATCTTCCGCGACCAGATCGAGGCGAACAAGCTCGTGCAGCACGGGCTGCACGCGTACTGGGCGGCCAACCCCGCCGCGCGGCCCACCGAGCGGCCCGACCTCGGCGAGATCCGGCCGGTCATCGACCGCCTGAACAACGAGCTGCTGGAGCACATCCGCGACTCCGCCCCGCTGCGCGAGCACCCGTCCTGCGGCCCCCGGCTCACCGGGGCGTACCTGACCGTCGGCCACGAGATGCGGCTCGACGCCCTGCACGGCACCGCCGTCGGACGCGCCCTGCCCTCGGTGTGCGAAGCGCGCCGATGATCTTCGACGCGACGCAGCCACCGGAGCCAGAGGCGTATTGGGGTCCGCCACGCGAGGTGGGTTCGAACACGGGCTCTGCGGTTCCTGGGTATGACGCACCCATCCTGAACAGCGCGGTTCTTCCTAGCCTGAGGTGATCGCAACCATCGCAGGAAGGTCCTCATGTCCGTCTGGTTCATCACCGGTGCTTCCCGCGGCCTGGGTCTGGAAATCGCGCGGGCCGCGCTCGAACGCGGCGACCAGGTCGCCGCGACCTCGCGGGACCCGCGCACCATCCCGCTGCCCGACCAGGAGGTGTTGGCCAAGCTCGCCCTCGACGTCACCGACCACGCGCAGGTCGAGCAGGCCGTCGAAGCAGCCACCGCGGCCTTCGGCCGTGTCGACGTCCTGGTGAACAACGCCGGCTACGGATTGTTCGGCGCCGTCGAGGAGGTCTCCGACACCGAGGTGCGGACGCTGTTCGACACCAACGTGTTCGGCCTGCTCGCGGTGACCCGCGCCGTCGTGCGCGGCATGCGGGAGCGGCGGTCGGGCCGCGTCGTCAACATCGGCTCCATCGGCGGCTTCACGACCCAGGCCGGCTCCGGCGCCTACGCGGCGACGAAGTTCGCCGTGGAGGGCGTTTCCGAAGCGCTGCGCGCCGAGCTCGAACCGCTCGGAATCGCCGTCACGGTCGTGGAACCGGGCGCGTTCCGCACCGATTTCCTCGCAGGCACCAGCATCCGGCAGGCGCGGCACGTCATCGACGACTACCGCGCGACCGCCGGCGCCCGCCGACAAGCGATCGGGCAGAACCACGGTAGGCAGGCAGGCGACCCCGCCAAGGCCGCCGCGGCGATCGCCGACCTCGCCCACTGCCCGCGGCCGCCCGTACGCCTCCAGCTCGGGCCGGACGCGGTCGCCAAGGTGGAGGCCAAACTCGACCACGTGCGCACCGAATTGGAAGCGTGGCGCAAGGTTTCGGAGTCCACCGACCACGACTGACACCTCAGTGGACGGACCCGGTCGGACCTGCGGGGGTGTGGCGGGTCCCCCGCAGGCCAGCGGGTCACTCCCGTCCGGCCGAGACGAAGCTGATGTCGGCGTAGCGGGTGCCGTGCACCTGCTCCGCGATCGGCTCCAGCTCCGCCAGGTCCTCAGTGGACAGATCGAGGCCGAGCGCCGCCACGTTCTCGTCGAGCCGCGCCCGGCGCCGGGTGCCCGGGATCGGGACGACACCGAGGCCGTGGACCCGGCCCCGCGCGTGGACCCAGCCCAGCGCCACCTGCGCCATGGTCACGCCGTGCCGCTCCGCGATCCGGCGGATCGGCTCCAGCAGCGTGACGTTGTGACCGGCGTTGTCCCCGGTGTACTGCGGGAAGACCTCGCGCACGTCGCCGTCCCCGAGCTTCGCGGCGTCGCTGAACGCACCGGTCAGGAACCCGCGCCCCAGCGGCGAGTACGGCACGAAGCCGACACCCAGCTCCGCCGCCGCGGGCACCACCGCGTTCTCGACGTCGCGGTTGAACACCGACCACTCGCTCTGCACCGCCGCGATCGGGTGCACCGCCGACGCCGCCCGCAGCTCGCCCGCGGTCACCTCCGACAGTCCCAGGTGGCGCACCTTGCCCGCCTGGACCAGCTCGGCCATCGCACCGACGGTCTCCTCGATCGGCACCGAAAGGTCCCGGCGGTGCATGTAGTACAGGTCGATCACCTCGACGTCCAGCCTGCGCAGGCTCGCCTCCGCGGCGCTGCGCACGTACTCGGCGTCACCGCGCATCTCCCGCCTGCCGGGGTCGGCCGGGTCGCGGACGATGCCGAACTTGGTCGCCAGCGTCACCTCGTCGCGGTGCGCGCGCACGAACGGCGACAGGAACTCCTCGTTGGCGCCCATGCCGTACATGTCGGCGGTGTCGAACAGGGTCACGCCCCGCTCCAGGGCGTGCTCCAGCGTGCGGCGCGCCTCGTCCTGGTCGGTCGGCCCGTAGAACTCGCTCATGCCCATGCAGCCGAGTCCCTGCGCGCCCACCACCGGGCCGCGGACACCCAGCCTCACCTGCTTGTCGTTCATCTCGTCCCTTCCGTCGGCCGTACCTCACCGAGCATGGGCGGCGCCGCGGGTTCCGGGCAGGTCGCGTTCTTCCTGGACGCGGGCTTCCTGGGTGTGACGCACCCAGGCGAAGCGGGGCCCCGGGGCGCGCGGCTGTGCCAACATCGGTGGTGTGGGCAGCAAGAACGAGCTCGGCAACTTCCTGAAGGCGTGCCGCGACCGGCGCAAACCGGAAGAACTCGGCATTCCGGCCGGTGGTGGCGTGCGCAGGACCCCGGGACTGCGCCGCGAGGAGGTCGCGGCCGCGGCCGGGATCAGCATGGACTACTACACGCGGCTCGAACAGGGGCGCGAACGGCACCCGAGCGACTCGGTGCTGGAGGCGCTGGCCCGCGTGCTTGCGCCTGGCGCAGGCCGAGCGGCAGCACCTGCACAACCTCGCCAGGCACGCCGCGCACCCGCACCGCGGAAAGTCCGCGCCCGAGCCGGAGCCGGTGCGGCCCACCGTGCTGCGGCTGCTCGAACAGCTCGGCGAGTCGCCCGCATACGTGCTGAACCGGGCCAACCGCATGGTCGCGGCGAACCCGTCGGGGCTGGCCCTGCTGGTCGGGATCGACCAGTGGGAGCCCGAGCGCCGCAACTCGCTGCGCTACCTGTTCCTGCACCCCAGCGCGCGCACCCTGTTCGTGCGGTGGCGCCAGGTCGCGCAGGAGTCCGTCGCGCACCTGCGCTCGACCTTCGGCGACAACCCGTGCGACCGGGAGCTCACCGCCCTCGTCGAGGAGCTCTCCAGCAGGAGCGAGGAGTTCGACGCGATGTGGCGGCGAAACCTCGTGCAGCCCAAGTCCGGCGGGGTGAAGTCGTTCAACCATCCCGCCGTGGGCCGCATGGACCTCGCCTACGAGGCGCTCGACGTCAGCGGCGCGCCGCAGCGGATCGTGGTCTACCAGGCCCCGCCGGGCTCGCCCGACGAGGACGCCATGCGCCTGCTGGCCCACGTCGCCCGAGAGCAGCGCACCGAGGTCACGTCCTGAAAACCGGTGGCCCGCCGGCCGCCGCCATGCCATGTTCGACGTCGTAGACAAGCGCGGTCGCATGCCGCCGCCCCAGGAGGTTCGCATGGCAGAAGTACCGGAGCAGACGAGCCGACCTGACGACGAGCAGACGAGCGGGCCTGACGACCTGAAGCGCCGGATGCGCGAGGCCCTGGAACGCAAGAACGGCCGCACCAAGGCCGGCGAGGCGCACCAGGACCGCCGTTCGAAGGCCGACGCCGCTCACAACCGCGCGGGGCAGAAGCGCACCTTCCGCCGCAAGTCCGGCTGAACGAGGAGCCCCCGGGGGGGGTGGGTTCCCCCTTCCGGGCCGGGATGACGAATCGCCGCTGCGTCCGCACGGACGCAGCGGCGATTCGCACCCCCTGGCTGCGGTTTCCGGGCGGAGTCAGGTCCGCACCGGAGTTTTCAAAGTGTATCGCCTGGTGCTTAATAACAACCAGAGTCGTGCTGGTGCGGAAGCGCCGCGAGGCGGTGTGAGCGCGGTGACCGGCGGGTGCGCGGTTACGGTGAACGCCACTACGCGGAACCTGTCGATCGTCTGGCAGGGCCAGGAAGGAACGCAGCGGATGAACAAGCCGGAGGTCGAGTTCCAGGCGGGTCCCCCGCCCGCCGAGCTCGTGGTGAAGGACCTGGTGGAGGGCGACGGCGTCGAGGCGGTCGCGGACGGCGTGGTCGAGGTCCACTACGTCGGCGTCGACTACGAGACGGGCGAGGAGTTCGACTCGTCGTGGAACCGCGGCGAAACCGTCAGGTTCCCGCTGCGCCGTCTCGTCAAGGGCTGGCAGGAGGGCATCCCCGGCATGAAGGCCGGCGGACGCCGCCAGCTCACCGTCCCGCCGGAGCTGGCCTACGGCCCGGCAGGCGGCGGGCACCGGCTTTCGGGCAAGACCCTGGTCTTCGTGATCGACCTGATCGACGCGAGCTGAGCTCCGGGCCGGCTCCGGTGGGGCGGACGGTGTCCCACCGGAGCCGGTCAGAGCAGGGTGAAGAACATGTACGCCAACCCGAGCTGCATCACCAGCGCCGTGGCGTGGTCGAGCCGCGCGCTGAACGGCGGCGGCACGGAGGCGGGGTCGGCGGACTCCTCGTCCCGGCCGGTGACCAGGTCGGTCGCCGAGTAGCCCGCGCGGAGCACGAAGTAGGCCGCCAGCACCAGCGCCACCAGCGGCAGCGCGATGACGGTCCCGCCACCGTCGATCACGCGGATGTCGAACAGCGGTGCATCGTGCGGGTGCGCCGGTGCCGTCGGCTCCACCGGTCGGACCTGCGGAGCGGGCCCGGCGTCCGGTGCCCGCACGGCGGCGAACAGGTAGAACATAGCCAGGTCGATCACCAGCAGGTGCGCGTACAGGGCCACGCCGCCGAGGCCCCGGTAGGCCAGCACGCACGTCCACACCGCACCCGCCAGGAACAGCGCCTGCCACCACACGGCCATCGCCGCGCCCGGCCCCGGCAGCAGCAGCGCGCACAAACCCACGCCCATGAGCACGTGCGTGAACGCGACGGGGAAGTCGACGGCCATCGCCCGGCCGCCCTCGACCCGCCACAGCCCGGACACCTGCCGGACCAGCGCCAGCAGCGTGAAGGTGCCGATGACCGCGAGCAGGCACCAGCGCAGCCACGCGGGCCCGCCCATAGCCCCTCCAGTGCGCGGGTAGCTCGGCAGCCGGGTAGCCGAGGTAGTCACCTTGCCACCGCCGCGTACGCCCCGCAGATCGCGCCCGACCCCCGACCGGGCCGGTGCCATGAGACCGGGACTCCGAGGACGGTGACCGGGTATCCGGCCTCAACGGCCGTCGCGCGTACGACGTGACCCTCGAACTCGCCCTCCTCGGGTCGGGGACCGCGCGCGGGGTAGGTCGTTCGGGTTCTCGTGCCTGCGCGGGATGTGACACGGACAGGCGAACTCGCCACCTCGGGCCTCCCCTTCGCAAGATCGCTAAGGCAATGTCACCGGGGCGGGACAGACCTGCGCTCGGGGAGGGAGCAGCGTGGACATCGCCCTCGTGGACTTCGTGCGGACCCGGTTGGACGAGGAGGCCGCCAAGATAGCCGGACTCAGCTTCGGCCGCGCCGCGGCGGGAGAACGCGGCCAGGCGGCCTCACAGGACGTCGTCGACCGCCACCTGCGGACCGTGGACGTGAAGCGATTCGTCCTCGACGAGTGCCAGGCGAGCCTGCGCACGGAGCCGGCGGGGTCGAAGTACCTCGCGGCCGTCGAGCGCGCCGTCACCAACCTCGCCCTGGAGTACGCCGGGCACCCGGAGTTCCGCGAGGAGTGGCGCCCGTAGGCAGGGCCGCCACAGCCGCCCCGCACAAGGGGCCGGCACGCACACCAGGCACGATGCGGGGCCATGATCGACACCGGTTCCCTCATGTACCCGATCGTCACGCTGCTCGTGCTCGCCCTCATCATGCTCGCCGTGGCCCGCCTCCTGCGGCCAACCGGGAGGCCGGCCGCGCGACCGAAGCTGGTGTACCTGATCGAGGACCACACCGACCAGGCACGAACGACGCGGTACTGGGCGCACGTGCACCTCAGCCGCGAGAAGGCCAAGGCCGAGGTCGAGGAGTCGGCCGCGCGGAGCGGGCACGAGGCGGTGCGCTGGGAGGACCGCTCGGCGGTGTTGCACGCCTTCGCCGACGGCAGCGACGGCACGGACGAGCTGTACCGGGTGGTGTCGTTGGAGGTGCGGCCGGAGGACGAGGTCCTGATCTGAACCTTCCCGGCGCCTCCGTTCGAACGCGTCCCGCGCACCGGACGCCCTATGACCGCGGGGTGCGGGCTTCGCTCGCCGGCGCGGGGTCCGACCGGCGCGTCACCGTCCGATGGGGCTGGCGGGCTCCTGCGGGCGGCCGCGCGGATGCAGCGCGTTGGCCGCGAACAGCTGGTGGAGGAGCTGGATCGTCACCGAGCCTTCTCCCACCGCGGACGCCACCCGCTTCACCGAACCGGACCGGACGTCGCCCGCCGCGAAGACCCCCGGCATGCTCGTCTCGAGCAGCAGCGGACCGCGATCGAGCGGCCAGGTGCGGTCGTCGCGCAGACCGGCTCCCGTCAGGACGAAACCGCGCTCGTCCCTGGCCACGTCGGGTGGCAGCCACTCGGTGTGCGGGCGTGCTCCGATCACGATGAAGAGCCCGTCGGCGCAGACGGTCTCCTCGCTGCCGTCCTCCCTGTCGCGGAGCACGAGGTGCTCGAGCCGTCCCGCGCCCCCGCCGCCGACGATCTCGGTGCCGAGACGGATCTCCAGTCCCGGCGTCGCCTCCGCCTCGCGCGCCAGGTAGTGCGACATCCCCGCGCGCAGCGAGGGGGCACGTACGACGAGGGTGACCCGCCGGGCGTAGCGGGTGAGGTACAGGGCGGCCTGCCCGGCGGAGTTCCCGCCGCCGAGGACGTAGACGTCGCGGCCGGCCATGGCAGGCGCCTCGGAAGCCGGACCACCGTAGAAGACGCCGGCACCGCTGAGCGCGTCGAGCGCGGGCACGTCCAGCCGGCGGTAGCTGGCACCGGTGGCCAGGAGCACCGCGCGGGCACGCACCCGGACGCTGTCGGACAGGGTGACGAAGTGGTCGTCGTGCTCGCGCCGGAGTGCGGTGGCCCGCTGCATGAACGCGAACTTCGCGCCGAACACCCACGCCTGGTCGTACGCCTGCTGGGCCAGGCGGCGACCGCTGATGCCGCGGGGGAAGCCCAGGTAGTTGCGGATCAGCGAGCTGGAGGTCGCCTGGCCGCCGAGCCCGCCTTCGTCGACGACCAGCGTGCTGAACCCCTCCGACGCGCCGTAAACGGCCGCCGACAGACCGGCGGGTCCGGCGCCGACGATCACGAGGTCGAACTCCATCCGCTCCGGGTTCACCGGTGAGCCGGCCGCCATCGCGATCTCGGCATCGGTGGGATCGGTCAGCACCTTGCCGTCGGGGAAGATGACGACCGGCAGCTGCACGCCCTCGCCGATCTCGGCGACCCGGGCACGCCCCTCGCTCGTGTCGGCCAGGCAGAACGAGTGCGGGATCGCGCAGCGCCCCAGCCGCTCTCTCAGCTCATATGCCCGGCCCGACCAGGACTCGGCCACCACGTGGATCGTGTACGGCGAGGCTCGCCGGGCCTCCGCCCAGTCCAGCAGCAGGCTCGAGATCGCCTGGTGGAAGAGCTCGTCCGGGGAAGCCGACGGCCTGAGCACGTAGTGGTCGATGAGCCCGCGAGCGATCGAGTCGAAGATCGCCTCGCCGGTCGCTCGGTCTCCCCAGTCTCCCCACCCGATCAGCAGCCCGCGCTTGGCGTGCGGATGAAGGCGGCGGGCGTGGTCCAACAGCTCGCCCGCCGTCATCCCGGTCAGCCGCTGGCCCGAAAGAACCAGGGCGACCTCGTCATCGGCTGCCGCGAGGTCGTCGAGGCGTGCACGCGCCTCGTGCGACGAGCGCACGCACAGGATCCGGTAGTGACTCGCGTAGCGCTCGCACAGCTCCCGCTCGACGGCTCGCAGCGCATCCGCATCCTCGTCGACGGCGACAAGCACAGCGCCGGACATGCATCCACTCCAGTTCCGGCCCTCGCACCCGCCATTCGTGCGCCGCGCAACGCCGCGAGCACCGGTCCTTCCGTTCTGACTGCCATGGTCACGACGTCTCCGCCAACGATGACGCAATGCGAGGTCGCGGCGGAAGGCGATGGTTCATCCCTGTTCGGGGATCATCTCGCCGAGCCCCAGGGCGCGCAGCACGTTCCCCGTAGCCGAGACGATCCGCGCACTGCCGACGATCGGGGCGATCGCCACGCAGACGGACTGGGCGTCTTCCGCGGTCAACCCCGCGTCGCGAGCGACCTTGAGGTTCGCGAGGTAGGACGCCGGGGCGGAATCCATCGCGATCAGCGCCGCCAGGCGCACCAGGTGGTACGTGCGTTCGTCGAGGCCCGAGTTCGGCAGCGTGTCCAGGTGCATCTGGGCGAGCTCTTCCAGCATGGGCATGTCGCCGTGCGCCACGGCATCGAGCCGCTGTTCCACCGATGCAGTCATCTTCACTCAGCTCCCAGGTTCTGTATCGCCATGCGCGATCCAGCGTGGGACCGGGTGTTGCGACCGAGAAGGGGCGAAAGCCCCGAGCACGTCGGGGTTTCCGAGCCAGGCCTTTAGCCCCTGGAACGGCGTTTCCGCTTCTCGCACGGTGACTCCCGTGCTCGATCCTGCTCGAGCACCGTCACCACGTGGAACGGAGAGCGACCATGGCAACACACGGGGCACGGCCCGCGCGCACCGGCTGGGTGGGCTGGGTGTACTTCGCAGCCACCGTCCTGCTGCTGGCCGGCATCATCCAGGTGATCAGTGGGCTGATCGCCTTCAGCCGCTCCGGATCGACGCTCATCACGCCGTCCGGACTCGCGGTCGAGGTCAGCTACGCCGGGGTCGGCTGGAGCTTCCTGATCACGGGTGCGGTTCTCGCCGCCACCGGTATCGGGCTGTTCGGCGGCCGCACCTGGGCGCGTGCCGTGGG is a window of Saccharopolyspora erythraea NRRL 2338 DNA encoding:
- a CDS encoding beta-N-acetylglucosaminidase domain-containing protein — translated: MTRAHTRVLSLAGAVLLAAATATGAASAAAPAPPPVQAAPDRVPQVTPQPQQIRPLGADVAVPGRVTVVVDREVDQPTRDLLAGTFRAAGAQQVDVVEAGGPAPGGLTVRVGALTTDDVARGLRDAGVEVPPDLPAEGYALAATGRTVVLGGVDGDGVFYAAKTLSRLARPGSVAGTAVVDHPLMPLRGAIEGFYGSPWTHQERLDQLAFYSDLKLNTYVYAPKDDPYHREKWRDPYPPDKLAELDELVDQGSRGHVRFTFALSPGLSICYSSEDDWKALTAKLQAMYDLGVRAFSLPLDDIDYTKWNCAGDEQKYGAPSQQSAGQAQVDLLNRLQKEFIDSHEGARPLQTVPTEYSDTEDSPYKRTIREQLDKRVEMMWTGVGVIPVEITVEQAQQAARVWGRKVFVWDNYPVNDFDATEGRLLLAPYAEREPGLHGQLSGIVLNPMNQASASKVAEFGAADFTWNDTAYDPLRAWRESARYLAGGDGRTAEALLAFFDLEHLAPTGDGVAWQPQAPELARRLAEFRAAWESGDKAGALVALRPYAALIANAPERIRAGVADEAFASDAAPWLDATDLLGDALVLTADGLKARIDGNEQDARAKFAEAAELQRRAGEIHTVPGETRPQGPVRVGDGVLDVFLGEAPELR
- a CDS encoding chorismate mutase; this translates as MRIRSLLLTAAAVAALTGGTAAASPATDASLVPLVETAAQRVATADQVAAAKWGTDQPIDDPAREQQVLDAMSAKATGMGIDPEVVERIFRDQIEANKLVQHGLHAYWAANPAARPTERPDLGEIRPVIDRLNNELLEHIRDSAPLREHPSCGPRLTGAYLTVGHEMRLDALHGTAVGRALPSVCEARR
- a CDS encoding oxidoreductase, giving the protein MSVWFITGASRGLGLEIARAALERGDQVAATSRDPRTIPLPDQEVLAKLALDVTDHAQVEQAVEAATAAFGRVDVLVNNAGYGLFGAVEEVSDTEVRTLFDTNVFGLLAVTRAVVRGMRERRSGRVVNIGSIGGFTTQAGSGAYAATKFAVEGVSEALRAELEPLGIAVTVVEPGAFRTDFLAGTSIRQARHVIDDYRATAGARRQAIGQNHGRQAGDPAKAAAAIADLAHCPRPPVRLQLGPDAVAKVEAKLDHVRTELEAWRKVSESTDHD
- a CDS encoding aldo/keto reductase; the encoded protein is MNDKQVRLGVRGPVVGAQGLGCMGMSEFYGPTDQDEARRTLEHALERGVTLFDTADMYGMGANEEFLSPFVRAHRDEVTLATKFGIVRDPADPGRREMRGDAEYVRSAAEASLRRLDVEVIDLYYMHRRDLSVPIEETVGAMAELVQAGKVRHLGLSEVTAGELRAASAVHPIAAVQSEWSVFNRDVENAVVPAAAELGVGFVPYSPLGRGFLTGAFSDAAKLGDGDVREVFPQYTGDNAGHNVTLLEPIRRIAERHGVTMAQVALGWVHARGRVHGLGVVPIPGTRRRARLDENVAALGLDLSTEDLAELEPIAEQVHGTRYADISFVSAGRE
- a CDS encoding DUF5302 domain-containing protein; this translates as MAEVPEQTSRPDDEQTSGPDDLKRRMREALERKNGRTKAGEAHQDRRSKADAAHNRAGQKRTFRRKSG
- a CDS encoding FKBP-type peptidyl-prolyl cis-trans isomerase is translated as MNKPEVEFQAGPPPAELVVKDLVEGDGVEAVADGVVEVHYVGVDYETGEEFDSSWNRGETVRFPLRRLVKGWQEGIPGMKAGGRRQLTVPPELAYGPAGGGHRLSGKTLVFVIDLIDAS
- a CDS encoding DUF5134 domain-containing protein, with protein sequence MTTSATRLPSYPRTGGAMGGPAWLRWCLLAVIGTFTLLALVRQVSGLWRVEGGRAMAVDFPVAFTHVLMGVGLCALLLPGPGAAMAVWWQALFLAGAVWTCVLAYRGLGGVALYAHLLVIDLAMFYLFAAVRAPDAGPAPQVRPVEPTAPAHPHDAPLFDIRVIDGGGTVIALPLVALVLAAYFVLRAGYSATDLVTGRDEESADPASVPPPFSARLDHATALVMQLGLAYMFFTLL
- a CDS encoding DUF6221 family protein, with protein sequence MDIALVDFVRTRLDEEAAKIAGLSFGRAAAGERGQAASQDVVDRHLRTVDVKRFVLDECQASLRTEPAGSKYLAAVERAVTNLALEYAGHPEFREEWRP
- a CDS encoding FAD-dependent oxidoreductase, yielding MSGAVLVAVDEDADALRAVERELCERYASHYRILCVRSSHEARARLDDLAAADDEVALVLSGQRLTGMTAGELLDHARRLHPHAKRGLLIGWGDWGDRATGEAIFDSIARGLIDHYVLRPSASPDELFHQAISSLLLDWAEARRASPYTIHVVAESWSGRAYELRERLGRCAIPHSFCLADTSEGRARVAEIGEGVQLPVVIFPDGKVLTDPTDAEIAMAAGSPVNPERMEFDLVIVGAGPAGLSAAVYGASEGFSTLVVDEGGLGGQATSSSLIRNYLGFPRGISGRRLAQQAYDQAWVFGAKFAFMQRATALRREHDDHFVTLSDSVRVRARAVLLATGASYRRLDVPALDALSGAGVFYGGPASEAPAMAGRDVYVLGGGNSAGQAALYLTRYARRVTLVVRAPSLRAGMSHYLAREAEATPGLEIRLGTEIVGGGGAGRLEHLVLRDREDGSEETVCADGLFIVIGARPHTEWLPPDVARDERGFVLTGAGLRDDRTWPLDRGPLLLETSMPGVFAAGDVRSGSVKRVASAVGEGSVTIQLLHQLFAANALHPRGRPQEPASPIGR
- a CDS encoding carboxymuconolactone decarboxylase family protein; translated protein: MTASVEQRLDAVAHGDMPMLEELAQMHLDTLPNSGLDERTYHLVRLAALIAMDSAPASYLANLKVARDAGLTAEDAQSVCVAIAPIVGSARIVSATGNVLRALGLGEMIPEQG
- a CDS encoding DUF7144 family membrane protein, whose product is MATHGARPARTGWVGWVYFAATVLLLAGIIQVISGLIAFSRSGSTLITPSGLAVEVSYAGVGWSFLITGAVLAATGIGLFGGRTWARAVGIAIATISVLANIAFFAAYPLWSAVVIVLDVLVLYALAAHGREAGRR